From Methylovorus glucosotrophus:
TGGCTGCGCTGAAAATCACCTGGGATGAGGGCGAACATGCCGGTTTTTCGAGCGCCAGTTTGCGCGAAGACATTGCCAAGGCATCCGAAGCCAAAGGCGCCGTGGCCAAGAACACGGGCAATGCGCCTGGCGTGATTGCCTCTGCCGACAAGAAGCTGGAAGCGGTTTATGAACTGCCATTCCTTGCCCATGCCACCATGGAACCCATCAATTGCACCGTGCACGTTCAGGACGATGGCTGCGATATCTGGGTCGGCACACAAGTGCCCGTGGTCGCACAGATGGTGGCTGCGCAGTTGACTGGCCTGGCGCAAGACAAGGTGCGCATTCATAACCATCTGCTGGGTGGCGGCTTTGGCCGTCGTCTGGAAGTCGACTCGGTGGCACAAGCGGTATCCATCGCCAAGCAGGTTAACTTCCCGGTCAAAGTGGTATGGACCCGTGAAGAAGATATACAGCACGATATGTACCGTCCGTATTACTACGACCATATCTCGGCCGCCATCGATGAGCATGGCAATCCGCAAGCCTGGCAGCACCACATCACCGGCTCATCCATCATGGCGCGCTTCTTCCCGGCCGCAGTGAAGGATGGCGTAGACCCGGATGCGGTTGAAGGCGCGACCGATCTGCAATATGCCGTGCCGAATGTCTATGTCGATTACGTGCGTCACGAGCCGCCATTGCCCACCGCTTTCTGGCGCGGCGTCGGCCCCACCCATAACATTTTTGTGGTGGAGAGCTTTATTGACGAGCTGGCCGCCAAGGCAGGCAAGGATCCCGTGGAGTATCGCCTCGCCTTGCTGAAAAACGCCCCGCGCGCCAAGGCGGTGCTTGAGCTGGCGGCAGAAAAAGCCAACTGGTCTACGCCACTGGCAGCGCCTGCCAAGGGCAAGGCTGGCAAAGGCGTCTCGGTGCTGTTTGCCTTTGGCACCTACATTGCCCAGGTGGTGGAAGTGGAAGTTGATGCGGATCAGCAGGTACGCGTGAAGAAAGTGGTCTGCGTGGTGGACTGCGGCTACACCGTGAACCCTGACACCGTGCGAGCCCAGATGGAAGGCGGCATCATGTTTGGCATTACCGGTGCGCTGTGGGGTGAAATCAACTTTGAGCAGGGCCGTGTGCAGGAAAGCAACTTCCATAACTACCGCATGATGCGCATGAATGAAGCACCCGTGGTCGAGGTGCATCTCGTGCCCAGCCAGGAAAACCCGGGGGGTATCGGTGAGCCAGGCACGTCTGCCGTGATGCCTGCGGTGGCCAATGCCGTGTTTGCCGCCACTGGCAAGCGCGTGCGCAAGCTGCCGATTGCCAAGGCGCTCACGACTACCTGAGCCCGCAGGTAAGCCTGAGGCGCTGGCTCTCATCGCAGATGAGGTAGCCTGACTCACAAGGCTCTGGTGTATGTTTGTTGAAGAGGCCGACCTTAACCGGGTCGGCCTTTTTCATGCGACCAAGTCAGGGCAGGGCATGCCAACAGGCGCCTTTTCGGCATCACACTGTACCGATCAAATAGCGCCTGACTGTGCATTGCATAGTGCCATGCTTATCCTTAGGATTTAATTGGAAATTTATCTGGTGTTAGCAGGGTCATATGCCCAGACAGCCAGAAAACCTGAGGATGCATCATGTCAGTTTTAGCGTTGGATCTTGCCCGCATACAATTCGGGTTCACCATCTCGTTCCACATCGTGTTTCCCGCCATCACCATCGGCATGGCGAGCTACCTGGCGGTACTGGAGGGCTTGTGGCTCAAAACCAAACAGGCCCATTACCTCGAACTCTACCGCTACTGGTCGCGCATTTTTGCGCTTACCTTTGGCATGGGCGTGGTGTCGGGGCTGGTCATGGCTTATCAGTTTGGTACCAACTGGTCAGGGTTTTCCAATTATGCCGGCAGTGTCACCGGCCCCTTGCTGGCGTATGAGGTGCTGACGGCGTTCTTTCTTGAAGCAGGTTTCCTCGGCGTCATGCTGTTTGGCTGGAACAAAGTCGGGCCCGGCCTGCATTTTGTCTCCACGCTCATGGTGGCGGTCGGCACGCTGATTTCCGCCACCTGGATTCTCGCCTCCAATAGCTGGATGCATACGCCACAGGGGGTTGCCCTGGTGGATGGGCGATTGATCCCGGTGGACTGGTGGCAGATCGTGTTCAATCCCTCGTTTCCTTATCGTTTGATGCACATGGTAGTGGCCGCCTATCTGGCAACTGCCTTGCTGGTCGCGGCTGTCGGTG
This genomic window contains:
- a CDS encoding xanthine dehydrogenase family protein molybdopterin-binding subunit, producing MHMLPETQTADTARGDVSRRDFLKLSSGLGIGLLLEFSLLGTACSKLGIGGKQEFTPNAFIHIDQDGVVTIVAHKVEMGQGTYTSMPMLIAEELEVDVSKVKLQHAPPDDKAYGDALLGAQITGGSTSVRGAWKPLREAGARARMMLIQVAADEWKVRPETCYAENGEVVHQPTGRRVPYGDLVEKASRLPAPSAVTLKDPKDFKIIGKPVHRLDAPSKVNGTAEFGIDVKVPDMKIATVSASPVFGGKLVSVDDSEAKKIQGFQQVIKLDNAVAVIADHMWAAKQSLAALKITWDEGEHAGFSSASLREDIAKASEAKGAVAKNTGNAPGVIASADKKLEAVYELPFLAHATMEPINCTVHVQDDGCDIWVGTQVPVVAQMVAAQLTGLAQDKVRIHNHLLGGGFGRRLEVDSVAQAVSIAKQVNFPVKVVWTREEDIQHDMYRPYYYDHISAAIDEHGNPQAWQHHITGSSIMARFFPAAVKDGVDPDAVEGATDLQYAVPNVYVDYVRHEPPLPTAFWRGVGPTHNIFVVESFIDELAAKAGKDPVEYRLALLKNAPRAKAVLELAAEKANWSTPLAAPAKGKAGKGVSVLFAFGTYIAQVVEVEVDADQQVRVKKVVCVVDCGYTVNPDTVRAQMEGGIMFGITGALWGEINFEQGRVQESNFHNYRMMRMNEAPVVEVHLVPSQENPGGIGEPGTSAVMPAVANAVFAATGKRVRKLPIAKALTTT